One segment of Oreochromis niloticus isolate F11D_XX linkage group LG8, O_niloticus_UMD_NMBU, whole genome shotgun sequence DNA contains the following:
- the nubp2 gene encoding cytosolic Fe-S cluster assembly factor nubp2, protein MFEINNMEEINDGNLAQVRHVVLVLSGKGGVGKSTITTELALALKHAGKKVGILDVDLCGPSIPRMLSMGRPDVHQCDSGWVPVYTDAQKSLALMSIGFLLEDPDEAVVWRGPKKTALIGQFVSDVAWGELDVLLVDTPPGTSDEHLAVLENLKKHRVDGAILVTTPQAVSTGDVRREITFCKKTGVRILGIVENMSGFVCPHCSECSNVFSKGGGEELAKMTGSVFLGSVPLDPLLSASIEEGRDFAESFPDSATFSAISSISQALLNSLQTD, encoded by the exons atgtttgaGATCAACAATATGGAAGAAATTAATG ATGGAAACTTAGCTCAGGTACGACACGTTGTGTTGGTGCTGTCAGGGAAAGGAGGAGTGGGAAAGAGCACCATCACCACAGAGCTGGCCCTGGCCCTGAAGCATGCTGGGAAGAAG GTTGGCATCCTCGACGTTGACCTCTGTGGGCCAAGCATTCCACGTATGCTGAGTATGGGCCGGCCCGACGTCCACCAGTGTGACTCGGGTTGGGTGCCGGTGTACACTGACGCCCAGAAGAGCTTGGCCCTTATGTCCATTGGCTTTCTATTGGAGGACCCAGATGAAGCTGTGGTGTGGAGGGGTCCCAAGAAAACAG CTTTGATTGGCCAGTTTGTGTCAGATGTAGCTTGGGGAGAGCTGGATGTGCTGCTGGTGGACACGCCGCCCGGGACATCAGATGAGCATTTGGCCGTACTGGAAAACCTTAAGAAGCACAGAGTGGATGGAGCCATTTTGGTCACCACCCCTCAG GCAGTATCTACAGGCGATGTGAGAAGAGAGATCACCTTCTGCAAGAAGACAGGTGTACGGATCCTGGGCATCGTAGAGAACATGAGTGGAtttgtttgtccacactgctct gagtGCAGTAATGTATTCTCAAAGGGCGGTGGTGAAGAGTTGGCCAAAATGACTGGGTCTGTGTTTCTAG GTTCTGTGCCATTGGATCCTCTTCTCAGCGCCAGTATAGAGGAGGGCAGAGACTTCGCAGAGTCATTTCCTGATAGCGCCACCTTCAGCGCCATTAGCAGTATTTCGCAGGCTTTGCTCAACAGCCTACAAACTGACTGA
- the spsb3b gene encoding SPRY domain-containing SOCS box protein 3 isoform X1, which produces MSHCNTVSRKTTASWSSGAGLAFHRTAMLRRGRNRRARHLAWNQTWQETDAMAVIQSSDREEQEGQTVAQISYLEPEVDYRAGFQTVSEVVALPSTVPVKQEYFFHCDPEEELSPGLGVISDCLYEEDDQGFDWVWDDHCKSSGAFLSCDNRKVSFHSDYSCGTAAIRGNKELADGQHYWEIKMTSPVYGTDMMVGVGTSEVNLEKFKYNFGSLLGHDEDSWGLSYTGLFQHKGDKIKFSSRFGQGSIIGVHLDTWHGTLTFYKNRHCIGVAATRLHNKKLYPMVCSTAAKSSMKVMRACYTPTSLQYLCCARLRQMLPCCPDLFNALDLPPGLRVLLHIQLGWVFSLSSSPEPSEEQEDFGKTSLPSSPSPNPSPSPVSSACASPSPCTSPIPNTDPYPSPQTHSSACSCPPTPPSSDYESCCSEPEDYQCKRCRWT; this is translated from the exons ATGAGCCACTGCAATACAGTGAGCAGGAAGACTACTGCAAG CTGGTCATCAGGTGCTGGGTTGGCTTTCCACAGAACTGCAATGCTGAGAAGAGGCAGAAATCGACGCGCTCGGCATTTGGCCTGGAATCAAACCTGGCAAGAGACAGATGCCATGGCTGTGATCCAGTCATCAGacagagaggagcaggagggTCAAACAGTCGCACAG ATCAGCTACTTGGAGCCTGAGGTGGATTACCGGGCCGGTTTCCAGACTGTCTCCGAGGTGGTGGCATTGCCAAGCACAGTACCAGTGAAACAGGAGTATTTCTTCCACTGTGACCCAGAGGAAGAGCTCAGCCCTGGTCTCGGCGTCATCAGTGACTGCCTCTATGAGGAGGACGATCAGG GTTTTGACTGGGTGTGGGATGATCACTGTAAGTCCTCTGGAGCCTTTCTGAGCTGTGACAACAGGAAGGTGAGCTTTCATTCAGACTACAGCTGCGGCACCGCTGCAATCCGTGGCAACAAGGAGCTCGCAGACGGCCAACACTACTGGGAAATCAAGATGACCTCCCCTGTCTACGGGACAGATATG ATGGTGGGAGTTGGGACTTCAGAGGTGAACCTGGAGAAGTTCAAGTACAACTTTGGCAGCCTGCTGGGCCATGATGAAGACAGCTGGGGGCTCTCCTACACCG GTCTGTTCCAGCACAAAGGGGACAAAATAAAATTCTCTTCTCGGTTCGGTCAAGGCTCAATCATTGGAGTGCACCTGGATACGTGGCACGGCACCCTCACCTTCTACAAGAACCGGCACTGCATAG GTGTGGCTGCAACAAGGTTACACAACAAGAAGTTGTACCCCATGGTGTGCTCCACAGCAGCCAAGAGCAGCATGAAGGTGATGCGGGCCTGCTATACACCCACCTCCTTGCAGTACCTTTGCTGTGCAAGGCTGCGCCAAATGTTGCCGTGCTGCCCAGACCTGTTTAATGCCCTGGATCTGCCCCCCGGCCTGCGTGTCCTCCTCCACATACAGCTGGGCTGGGTCTTCAGTCTCAGCAGCAGTCCCGAACCctcagaggagcaggaggatttCGGCAAGACGAGCCTACCTTCGAGCCCCTCCCCCAACCCGAGCCCGAGCCCGGTATCCAGTGCCTGTGCCTCCCCCAGCCCCTGCACCAGTCCGATTCCCAACACGGACCCTTACCCGTCACCTCAAACTCATTCCAGCGCTTGCAGCTGTCCCCCAACTCCTCCCAGCAGTGACTACGAGAGCTGCTGCTCCGAGCCGGAAGATTATCAGTGCAAAAGGTGCCGTTGGACTTGA
- the spsb3b gene encoding SPRY domain-containing SOCS box protein 3 isoform X4: protein MSHCNTVSRKTTARCWVGFPQNCNAEKRQKSTRSAFGLESNLARDRCHGCDPVIRQRGAGGSNSRTGFDWVWDDHCKSSGAFLSCDNRKVSFHSDYSCGTAAIRGNKELADGQHYWEIKMTSPVYGTDMMVGVGTSEVNLEKFKYNFGSLLGHDEDSWGLSYTGLFQHKGDKIKFSSRFGQGSIIGVHLDTWHGTLTFYKNRHCIGVAATRLHNKKLYPMVCSTAAKSSMKVMRACYTPTSLQYLCCARLRQMLPCCPDLFNALDLPPGLRVLLHIQLGWVFSLSSSPEPSEEQEDFGKTSLPSSPSPNPSPSPVSSACASPSPCTSPIPNTDPYPSPQTHSSACSCPPTPPSSDYESCCSEPEDYQCKRCRWT, encoded by the exons ATGAGCCACTGCAATACAGTGAGCAGGAAGACTACTGCAAG GTGCTGGGTTGGCTTTCCACAGAACTGCAATGCTGAGAAGAGGCAGAAATCGACGCGCTCGGCATTTGGCCTGGAATCAAACCTGGCAAGAGACAGATGCCATGGCTGTGATCCAGTCATCAGacagagaggagcaggagggTCAAACAGTCGCACAG GTTTTGACTGGGTGTGGGATGATCACTGTAAGTCCTCTGGAGCCTTTCTGAGCTGTGACAACAGGAAGGTGAGCTTTCATTCAGACTACAGCTGCGGCACCGCTGCAATCCGTGGCAACAAGGAGCTCGCAGACGGCCAACACTACTGGGAAATCAAGATGACCTCCCCTGTCTACGGGACAGATATG ATGGTGGGAGTTGGGACTTCAGAGGTGAACCTGGAGAAGTTCAAGTACAACTTTGGCAGCCTGCTGGGCCATGATGAAGACAGCTGGGGGCTCTCCTACACCG GTCTGTTCCAGCACAAAGGGGACAAAATAAAATTCTCTTCTCGGTTCGGTCAAGGCTCAATCATTGGAGTGCACCTGGATACGTGGCACGGCACCCTCACCTTCTACAAGAACCGGCACTGCATAG GTGTGGCTGCAACAAGGTTACACAACAAGAAGTTGTACCCCATGGTGTGCTCCACAGCAGCCAAGAGCAGCATGAAGGTGATGCGGGCCTGCTATACACCCACCTCCTTGCAGTACCTTTGCTGTGCAAGGCTGCGCCAAATGTTGCCGTGCTGCCCAGACCTGTTTAATGCCCTGGATCTGCCCCCCGGCCTGCGTGTCCTCCTCCACATACAGCTGGGCTGGGTCTTCAGTCTCAGCAGCAGTCCCGAACCctcagaggagcaggaggatttCGGCAAGACGAGCCTACCTTCGAGCCCCTCCCCCAACCCGAGCCCGAGCCCGGTATCCAGTGCCTGTGCCTCCCCCAGCCCCTGCACCAGTCCGATTCCCAACACGGACCCTTACCCGTCACCTCAAACTCATTCCAGCGCTTGCAGCTGTCCCCCAACTCCTCCCAGCAGTGACTACGAGAGCTGCTGCTCCGAGCCGGAAGATTATCAGTGCAAAAGGTGCCGTTGGACTTGA
- the spsb3b gene encoding SPRY domain-containing SOCS box protein 3 isoform X2: protein MSHCNTVSRKTTARTAMLRRGRNRRARHLAWNQTWQETDAMAVIQSSDREEQEGQTVAQISYLEPEVDYRAGFQTVSEVVALPSTVPVKQEYFFHCDPEEELSPGLGVISDCLYEEDDQGFDWVWDDHCKSSGAFLSCDNRKVSFHSDYSCGTAAIRGNKELADGQHYWEIKMTSPVYGTDMMVGVGTSEVNLEKFKYNFGSLLGHDEDSWGLSYTGLFQHKGDKIKFSSRFGQGSIIGVHLDTWHGTLTFYKNRHCIGVAATRLHNKKLYPMVCSTAAKSSMKVMRACYTPTSLQYLCCARLRQMLPCCPDLFNALDLPPGLRVLLHIQLGWVFSLSSSPEPSEEQEDFGKTSLPSSPSPNPSPSPVSSACASPSPCTSPIPNTDPYPSPQTHSSACSCPPTPPSSDYESCCSEPEDYQCKRCRWT from the exons ATGAGCCACTGCAATACAGTGAGCAGGAAGACTACTGCAAG AACTGCAATGCTGAGAAGAGGCAGAAATCGACGCGCTCGGCATTTGGCCTGGAATCAAACCTGGCAAGAGACAGATGCCATGGCTGTGATCCAGTCATCAGacagagaggagcaggagggTCAAACAGTCGCACAG ATCAGCTACTTGGAGCCTGAGGTGGATTACCGGGCCGGTTTCCAGACTGTCTCCGAGGTGGTGGCATTGCCAAGCACAGTACCAGTGAAACAGGAGTATTTCTTCCACTGTGACCCAGAGGAAGAGCTCAGCCCTGGTCTCGGCGTCATCAGTGACTGCCTCTATGAGGAGGACGATCAGG GTTTTGACTGGGTGTGGGATGATCACTGTAAGTCCTCTGGAGCCTTTCTGAGCTGTGACAACAGGAAGGTGAGCTTTCATTCAGACTACAGCTGCGGCACCGCTGCAATCCGTGGCAACAAGGAGCTCGCAGACGGCCAACACTACTGGGAAATCAAGATGACCTCCCCTGTCTACGGGACAGATATG ATGGTGGGAGTTGGGACTTCAGAGGTGAACCTGGAGAAGTTCAAGTACAACTTTGGCAGCCTGCTGGGCCATGATGAAGACAGCTGGGGGCTCTCCTACACCG GTCTGTTCCAGCACAAAGGGGACAAAATAAAATTCTCTTCTCGGTTCGGTCAAGGCTCAATCATTGGAGTGCACCTGGATACGTGGCACGGCACCCTCACCTTCTACAAGAACCGGCACTGCATAG GTGTGGCTGCAACAAGGTTACACAACAAGAAGTTGTACCCCATGGTGTGCTCCACAGCAGCCAAGAGCAGCATGAAGGTGATGCGGGCCTGCTATACACCCACCTCCTTGCAGTACCTTTGCTGTGCAAGGCTGCGCCAAATGTTGCCGTGCTGCCCAGACCTGTTTAATGCCCTGGATCTGCCCCCCGGCCTGCGTGTCCTCCTCCACATACAGCTGGGCTGGGTCTTCAGTCTCAGCAGCAGTCCCGAACCctcagaggagcaggaggatttCGGCAAGACGAGCCTACCTTCGAGCCCCTCCCCCAACCCGAGCCCGAGCCCGGTATCCAGTGCCTGTGCCTCCCCCAGCCCCTGCACCAGTCCGATTCCCAACACGGACCCTTACCCGTCACCTCAAACTCATTCCAGCGCTTGCAGCTGTCCCCCAACTCCTCCCAGCAGTGACTACGAGAGCTGCTGCTCCGAGCCGGAAGATTATCAGTGCAAAAGGTGCCGTTGGACTTGA
- the spsb3b gene encoding SPRY domain-containing SOCS box protein 3 isoform X5 produces the protein MPMRNQKNSLVIRCWVGFPQNCNAEKRQKSTRSAFGLESNLARDRCHGCDPVIRQRGAGGSNSRTGFDWVWDDHCKSSGAFLSCDNRKVSFHSDYSCGTAAIRGNKELADGQHYWEIKMTSPVYGTDMMVGVGTSEVNLEKFKYNFGSLLGHDEDSWGLSYTGLFQHKGDKIKFSSRFGQGSIIGVHLDTWHGTLTFYKNRHCIGVAATRLHNKKLYPMVCSTAAKSSMKVMRACYTPTSLQYLCCARLRQMLPCCPDLFNALDLPPGLRVLLHIQLGWVFSLSSSPEPSEEQEDFGKTSLPSSPSPNPSPSPVSSACASPSPCTSPIPNTDPYPSPQTHSSACSCPPTPPSSDYESCCSEPEDYQCKRCRWT, from the exons ATGCCTATGAGGAATCAAAAGAACTCG CTGGTCATCAGGTGCTGGGTTGGCTTTCCACAGAACTGCAATGCTGAGAAGAGGCAGAAATCGACGCGCTCGGCATTTGGCCTGGAATCAAACCTGGCAAGAGACAGATGCCATGGCTGTGATCCAGTCATCAGacagagaggagcaggagggTCAAACAGTCGCACAG GTTTTGACTGGGTGTGGGATGATCACTGTAAGTCCTCTGGAGCCTTTCTGAGCTGTGACAACAGGAAGGTGAGCTTTCATTCAGACTACAGCTGCGGCACCGCTGCAATCCGTGGCAACAAGGAGCTCGCAGACGGCCAACACTACTGGGAAATCAAGATGACCTCCCCTGTCTACGGGACAGATATG ATGGTGGGAGTTGGGACTTCAGAGGTGAACCTGGAGAAGTTCAAGTACAACTTTGGCAGCCTGCTGGGCCATGATGAAGACAGCTGGGGGCTCTCCTACACCG GTCTGTTCCAGCACAAAGGGGACAAAATAAAATTCTCTTCTCGGTTCGGTCAAGGCTCAATCATTGGAGTGCACCTGGATACGTGGCACGGCACCCTCACCTTCTACAAGAACCGGCACTGCATAG GTGTGGCTGCAACAAGGTTACACAACAAGAAGTTGTACCCCATGGTGTGCTCCACAGCAGCCAAGAGCAGCATGAAGGTGATGCGGGCCTGCTATACACCCACCTCCTTGCAGTACCTTTGCTGTGCAAGGCTGCGCCAAATGTTGCCGTGCTGCCCAGACCTGTTTAATGCCCTGGATCTGCCCCCCGGCCTGCGTGTCCTCCTCCACATACAGCTGGGCTGGGTCTTCAGTCTCAGCAGCAGTCCCGAACCctcagaggagcaggaggatttCGGCAAGACGAGCCTACCTTCGAGCCCCTCCCCCAACCCGAGCCCGAGCCCGGTATCCAGTGCCTGTGCCTCCCCCAGCCCCTGCACCAGTCCGATTCCCAACACGGACCCTTACCCGTCACCTCAAACTCATTCCAGCGCTTGCAGCTGTCCCCCAACTCCTCCCAGCAGTGACTACGAGAGCTGCTGCTCCGAGCCGGAAGATTATCAGTGCAAAAGGTGCCGTTGGACTTGA
- the spsb3b gene encoding SPRY domain-containing SOCS box protein 3 isoform X3 yields the protein MLRRGRNRRARHLAWNQTWQETDAMAVIQSSDREEQEGQTVAQISYLEPEVDYRAGFQTVSEVVALPSTVPVKQEYFFHCDPEEELSPGLGVISDCLYEEDDQGFDWVWDDHCKSSGAFLSCDNRKVSFHSDYSCGTAAIRGNKELADGQHYWEIKMTSPVYGTDMMVGVGTSEVNLEKFKYNFGSLLGHDEDSWGLSYTGLFQHKGDKIKFSSRFGQGSIIGVHLDTWHGTLTFYKNRHCIGVAATRLHNKKLYPMVCSTAAKSSMKVMRACYTPTSLQYLCCARLRQMLPCCPDLFNALDLPPGLRVLLHIQLGWVFSLSSSPEPSEEQEDFGKTSLPSSPSPNPSPSPVSSACASPSPCTSPIPNTDPYPSPQTHSSACSCPPTPPSSDYESCCSEPEDYQCKRCRWT from the exons ATGCTGAGAAGAGGCAGAAATCGACGCGCTCGGCATTTGGCCTGGAATCAAACCTGGCAAGAGACAGATGCCATGGCTGTGATCCAGTCATCAGacagagaggagcaggagggTCAAACAGTCGCACAG ATCAGCTACTTGGAGCCTGAGGTGGATTACCGGGCCGGTTTCCAGACTGTCTCCGAGGTGGTGGCATTGCCAAGCACAGTACCAGTGAAACAGGAGTATTTCTTCCACTGTGACCCAGAGGAAGAGCTCAGCCCTGGTCTCGGCGTCATCAGTGACTGCCTCTATGAGGAGGACGATCAGG GTTTTGACTGGGTGTGGGATGATCACTGTAAGTCCTCTGGAGCCTTTCTGAGCTGTGACAACAGGAAGGTGAGCTTTCATTCAGACTACAGCTGCGGCACCGCTGCAATCCGTGGCAACAAGGAGCTCGCAGACGGCCAACACTACTGGGAAATCAAGATGACCTCCCCTGTCTACGGGACAGATATG ATGGTGGGAGTTGGGACTTCAGAGGTGAACCTGGAGAAGTTCAAGTACAACTTTGGCAGCCTGCTGGGCCATGATGAAGACAGCTGGGGGCTCTCCTACACCG GTCTGTTCCAGCACAAAGGGGACAAAATAAAATTCTCTTCTCGGTTCGGTCAAGGCTCAATCATTGGAGTGCACCTGGATACGTGGCACGGCACCCTCACCTTCTACAAGAACCGGCACTGCATAG GTGTGGCTGCAACAAGGTTACACAACAAGAAGTTGTACCCCATGGTGTGCTCCACAGCAGCCAAGAGCAGCATGAAGGTGATGCGGGCCTGCTATACACCCACCTCCTTGCAGTACCTTTGCTGTGCAAGGCTGCGCCAAATGTTGCCGTGCTGCCCAGACCTGTTTAATGCCCTGGATCTGCCCCCCGGCCTGCGTGTCCTCCTCCACATACAGCTGGGCTGGGTCTTCAGTCTCAGCAGCAGTCCCGAACCctcagaggagcaggaggatttCGGCAAGACGAGCCTACCTTCGAGCCCCTCCCCCAACCCGAGCCCGAGCCCGGTATCCAGTGCCTGTGCCTCCCCCAGCCCCTGCACCAGTCCGATTCCCAACACGGACCCTTACCCGTCACCTCAAACTCATTCCAGCGCTTGCAGCTGTCCCCCAACTCCTCCCAGCAGTGACTACGAGAGCTGCTGCTCCGAGCCGGAAGATTATCAGTGCAAAAGGTGCCGTTGGACTTGA
- the eme2 gene encoding probable crossover junction endonuclease EME2 isoform X2 produces MSVVRRAKTWEISESEDSDAETKPGLSCDDSRQTASTEKQEQGSHSSAANRGGSAALAPPPAGESGKPSPARKRRSKEEIEEDRLKVKERKEARESQRAARAQEKEERRQEQQRRREAAQTLKSLRPENCLKCITVCIHPALLQQDGSDVLLDTLVSLDWKFSIESDQLVSSIAWTRDLPHGEGAMVAVVEEEEEQVLLVLNLADFMDVVISVKRIIHSEGVETGVGSFWSPLLEFLNRDAKKVVTLLVTDSEPDYRSNTHAVPLQYKLGMDHLDIEEVLVYLQLYKNISVVFLDSWQEVTDHVCAVTKALSKRPFKVLTEGAELPFCVDGSWASGVRVEKDGSGLIQVWSRQIQQLNRVSPAVASAVTASYPSPQLLLQAYNSLRSEEDRKGLLAGLSAKSGGKERRVGPEISARVYRCLTAHNPQLVLD; encoded by the exons ATGTCTGTGGTACGGAGAGCTAAAACGTGGGAAATCTCTGAATCTGAGGACAGCGACGCTGAAACAAAACCCGGTTTGAGCTGCGATGACAGCAGGCAGACAGCCAGCACAGAAAAGCAGGAGCAGGGTTCACACAGTTCAGCAGCAAATAGGGGAGGGTCTGCTGCTCTGGCCCCTCCACCAGCAGGTGAGTCCGGTAAACCGAGTCCTGCGAGGAAACGTCGTAGTAAGGAGGAAATAGAAGAGGACAGACTGAAAGTGAAGGAGAGGAAGGAGGCGAGAGAGAGCCAGAGAGCGGCCAGAGcccaggagaaggaggagaggagacaggagcagcagaggaggagagaggcggCCCAGACCCTCAAGAGTCTCCGGCCAGAAAACTGCCTCAAATGCATCACTGTCTGCATACACCCAG CTCTTCTGCAGCAGGATGGCTCGGACGTCCTGCTGGACACTCTGGTTTCCCTTGACTGGAAGTTCAGCATCGAGAGCGATCAGCTCGTTAGCAGCATCGCCTGGACCCGAGATTTACCTCAT GGAGAAGGTGCCATGGTCgcagtggtggaggaggaggaggagcaggtgCTTCTGGTCCTGAATCTGGCTGatttcatggatgtagtgatcTCTGTGAAAAGA ATTATCCACAGCGAAGGGGTGGAGACGGGGGTGGGGTCTTTCTGGAGTCCGCTTTTGGAGTTTCTCAACCGTGATGCCAAGAAGGTGGTCACTCTGTTAGTAACAGACTCTGAGCCAGATTACAG GTCAAACACCCACGCTGTGCCACTGCAATACAAATTGGGGATGGATCATCTGGACATTGAGGAG GTTCTCGTGTATCTACAGCTCTACAAAAAtatctctgtggtcttcctggATAGCTGGCAGGAGGTCACTGATCATGTTTGTGCTGTCACCAAAGCTTTGTCCAAACGCCCTTTCAA AGTCCTGACAGAGGGAGCAGAACTGCCCTTTTGCGTGGATGGCTCATGGGCCAGTGGGGTCCGGGTAGAGAAGGATGGCTCCGGTCTGATTCAGGTCTGGAGCAGGCAGATCCAGCAGCTGAACAGAGTCAGCCCTGCTGTGGCCTCTGCTGTGACCGCGTCCTATCCATCTccccagctgctgctgcag GCTTACAACAGCTTGCGGTCAGAGGAGGATAGAAAAGGGCTGCTCGCCGGCCTCTCGGCGAAAAGCGGCGGCAAAGAGAGACGCGTGGGACCGGAGATATCAGCCAGAGTCTATCGCTGCCTCACAGCCCACAACCCCCAGCTGGTCCTGGACTAA
- the eme2 gene encoding probable crossover junction endonuclease EME2 isoform X1, which translates to MSVVRRAKTWEISESEDSDAETKPGLSCDDSRQTASTEKQEQGSHSSAANRGGSAALAPPPAGESGKPSPARKRRSKEEIEEDRLKVKERKEARESQRAARAQEKEERRQEQQRRREAAQTLKSLRPENCLKCITVCIHPALLQQDGSDVLLDTLVSLDWKFSIESDQLVSSIAWTRDLPHQGEGAMVAVVEEEEEQVLLVLNLADFMDVVISVKRIIHSEGVETGVGSFWSPLLEFLNRDAKKVVTLLVTDSEPDYRSNTHAVPLQYKLGMDHLDIEEVLVYLQLYKNISVVFLDSWQEVTDHVCAVTKALSKRPFKVLTEGAELPFCVDGSWASGVRVEKDGSGLIQVWSRQIQQLNRVSPAVASAVTASYPSPQLLLQAYNSLRSEEDRKGLLAGLSAKSGGKERRVGPEISARVYRCLTAHNPQLVLD; encoded by the exons ATGTCTGTGGTACGGAGAGCTAAAACGTGGGAAATCTCTGAATCTGAGGACAGCGACGCTGAAACAAAACCCGGTTTGAGCTGCGATGACAGCAGGCAGACAGCCAGCACAGAAAAGCAGGAGCAGGGTTCACACAGTTCAGCAGCAAATAGGGGAGGGTCTGCTGCTCTGGCCCCTCCACCAGCAGGTGAGTCCGGTAAACCGAGTCCTGCGAGGAAACGTCGTAGTAAGGAGGAAATAGAAGAGGACAGACTGAAAGTGAAGGAGAGGAAGGAGGCGAGAGAGAGCCAGAGAGCGGCCAGAGcccaggagaaggaggagaggagacaggagcagcagaggaggagagaggcggCCCAGACCCTCAAGAGTCTCCGGCCAGAAAACTGCCTCAAATGCATCACTGTCTGCATACACCCAG CTCTTCTGCAGCAGGATGGCTCGGACGTCCTGCTGGACACTCTGGTTTCCCTTGACTGGAAGTTCAGCATCGAGAGCGATCAGCTCGTTAGCAGCATCGCCTGGACCCGAGATTTACCTCAT CAGGGAGAAGGTGCCATGGTCgcagtggtggaggaggaggaggagcaggtgCTTCTGGTCCTGAATCTGGCTGatttcatggatgtagtgatcTCTGTGAAAAGA ATTATCCACAGCGAAGGGGTGGAGACGGGGGTGGGGTCTTTCTGGAGTCCGCTTTTGGAGTTTCTCAACCGTGATGCCAAGAAGGTGGTCACTCTGTTAGTAACAGACTCTGAGCCAGATTACAG GTCAAACACCCACGCTGTGCCACTGCAATACAAATTGGGGATGGATCATCTGGACATTGAGGAG GTTCTCGTGTATCTACAGCTCTACAAAAAtatctctgtggtcttcctggATAGCTGGCAGGAGGTCACTGATCATGTTTGTGCTGTCACCAAAGCTTTGTCCAAACGCCCTTTCAA AGTCCTGACAGAGGGAGCAGAACTGCCCTTTTGCGTGGATGGCTCATGGGCCAGTGGGGTCCGGGTAGAGAAGGATGGCTCCGGTCTGATTCAGGTCTGGAGCAGGCAGATCCAGCAGCTGAACAGAGTCAGCCCTGCTGTGGCCTCTGCTGTGACCGCGTCCTATCCATCTccccagctgctgctgcag GCTTACAACAGCTTGCGGTCAGAGGAGGATAGAAAAGGGCTGCTCGCCGGCCTCTCGGCGAAAAGCGGCGGCAAAGAGAGACGCGTGGGACCGGAGATATCAGCCAGAGTCTATCGCTGCCTCACAGCCCACAACCCCCAGCTGGTCCTGGACTAA